One Capsicum annuum cultivar UCD-10X-F1 chromosome 2, UCD10Xv1.1, whole genome shotgun sequence genomic window carries:
- the LOC107859371 gene encoding VQ motif-containing protein 4 — protein sequence METLPKPQEFHNPCLISSPDTHSSNSSSCSNSSNSNHHHHNNNNNNNNNNNGLHHHHHHRHPTPPTTPTPTTPPPIPITRSEPNNPYPTTFVQADASSFKQVVQMLTGSSETAKVGAPANSGRAEPVRNPIPPIKTGTKKEKSSSKLYERRNSMKNFKISPLGSGFVNKSIYSAGFSGSPRTATPEILSPSILDFPALALSPVTPLIPDPFNRSPHSAASTENLDLEAEEKAIATKGFFLHPSPANTPRESEPRLLPLFPLTSPRVSGSSDS from the coding sequence ATGGAAACCTTaccaaaacctcaagaatttcacAACCCATGTCTTATTTCATCACCAGATACTCATAGCTCCAACAGTTCTAGCTGTAGCAATAGCAGCAACTctaaccaccaccaccataacaacaacaacaacaacaacaacaacaacaatggtcttcaccatcaccaccaccatcgcCACCCAACACCACCCACAACCCCTACACCTACTACCCCACCACCAATACCCATCACCAGATCCGAACCCAACAACCCATACCCTACTACCTTCGTTCAAGCTGATGCTTCCTCTTTCAAACAGGTAGTTCAAATGCTCACTGGCTCATCTGAAACCGCCAAAGTTGGTGCTCCTGCTAATTCGGGCCGGGCTGAGCCCGTGAGGAATCCGATCCCGCCAATTAAAACTGGGACTAAGAAAGAGAAATCTAGTTCAAAGCTGTATGAGAGAAGGAATAGCATGAAGAATTTCAAAATTAGCCCATTGGGTTCTGGGTTTGTGAACAAATCAATTTACTCTGCTGGATTTTCGGGTTCACCGAGAACTGCCACGCCGGAGATTTTGTCTCCGAGCATTCTCGATTTTCCGGCGTTGGCACTTAGCCCGGTTACTCCTCTCATACCCGACCCGTTTAACCGGTCGCCACACAGTGCTGCCAGTACAGAGAATTTGGATTTGGAAGCTGAAGAGAAAGCAATTGCTACTAAAGGGTTCTTTTTGCATCCATCGCCGGCGAATACTCCGAGGGAATCGGAGCCCCGACTTTTGCCTTTGTTTCCGCTGACTTCCCCTAGAGTCTCAGGTTCTTCTGATTCTTAA
- the LOC107859370 gene encoding nonsense-mediated mRNA decay factor SMG7-like, which produces MDADSAATFNDQKEKLNTFLEIANTEKQLLTSIYSKGLLHKDVQELYHKARASYENIIVNNYEAVGLQEVEFSLWKLHYKHIDEFRKRIRQATAEKKKIETQEGDSSAAREIDNHMEGFKSFLSEATEFYQELTKKLRKSCGLPGELLLCKNGSLSLPLAPMKLPQCQYACHRFLICLGDLSRYGELCKKQDAWNWSLAATYYFEASRIWPDSGNPHNQLALLATYTGDPFLALYHCVRSLAIKEPFPDAWNNLMLLFEENRSSILHSYSNGAHLDLLKPSVWCSIDAINRATSGSSNKNMLEPTETVTSGKTDIWLPFVRLMSFFLVYSSLEDFQSILAFTVVQLEGLVVMDDDELSSALESYQLMDPLRKGPYRALQLVSVFIFIFHSQTESGVGVDPKKDNKQQSVLTELAVASIFICAGRLVEKAATRNSTQTCPLLPAISVFVEWLVNIFDRAEAHAKDEKVQSAMSYFFGALADLLNRLDPCETQLAPENTALWEDHELKGFDPIAHAHKSLDFTSHLECADNFSIESVCRSRRMFRAATKLAHRPSYLRKWISCDKAGKRFHITESEVADKEKLGVAESGSNLQLEESNQNNCRMTKENGESQDHPCLSSQPVTIDEEEVILFKPITRHNSEPIYTSGTSCDQFSINVISGTATSDESLRRATSLISEQSNPQNDIFSFRPESTNLRYSKPLKQSAAFPSGPPSLNAWVLDKESPRNERGLRDLNRQQLSPIDELASESLSGLSLKETRDHNVYSMPVSAAILDTSPPYVAPVPSAPLLPEDASWYNGNSSVFPNKSAFGTKEGDGILGASPVSGYSSPSTVRGPLDFIAGTPRFVEGYPPLLGMSSSEWLYHYRNSQNFERVSNPVWPVHSNAPTYGNLNATNLTRFDVLDQWGNHLASSPMVYLESPQLHPSPPLAYGAEEQIIDKQFLGYQRASPYVCGTGMDFRQEQPMLLNYLKERERQIPPESQYKGPNFMGK; this is translated from the exons ATGGACGCTGATTCAGCTGCAACATTTAACGATCAGAAGGAAAAATTGAATACTTTTCTTGAG ATTGCAAATACAGAAAAGCAACTGTTGACATCAATTTACTCTAAAGGCCTGTTGCACAAAGATGTCCAAGAATTGTACCACAAAGCCCGTGCCAGCTATGAGAATATTATTGTAAATAATTATGAAGCAGTGGGGCTTCAGGAAGTTGAATTCTCTCTGTGGAAACTTCACTATAAGCACATTGATGAGTTCCGTAAAAGGATTCGGCAGGCTACTgctgagaaaaagaaaattgaaacacAAGAAGGTGATTCAAGTGCTGCCCGAGAGATTGACAATCATATGGAAGGGTTCAAGTCATTTCTATCTGAAGCTACTGAATTCTATCAGGAGTTAACTAAAAAACTCAGAAAAAGTTGTGGGCTCCCCGGGGAATTATTACTCTGTAAGAATGGTAGTCTCTCACTTCCTCTTGCACCCATGAAGCTGCCTCAATGCCAATATGCATGCCACCGTTTTCTAATTTGTCTGGGAGATCTGTCCAGATACGGTGAACTTTGTAAGAAACAGGATGCATGGAACTGGTCATTAGCAGCCACATACTACTTTGAAGCATCTAGGATATGGCCAGACAGTGGAAATCCACATAATCAG CTTGCACTATTGGCAACATACACTGGTGACCCTTTCCTTGCCTTATACCATTGCGTCAGAAGTTTAGCTATTAAGGAACCATTCCCTGATGCCTGGAACAATCTTATGCTACTCTTTGAAGAG AACAGGTCATCTATTTTGCATTCATATTCCAATGGAGCTCACCTTGATTTGCTAAAACCCTCAGTGTGGTGTTCCATTGATGCTATAAATCGTGCAACCAGCGGCTCCTCAAACAAGAATATGCTAGAACCCACTGAAACTGTTACCTCTGGGAAAACTGATATATGGCTTCCGTTTGTCAGATTGATGAGTTTCTTTCTCGTGTACTCCAG CTTGGAGGACTTTCAATCTATTCTTGCATTCACTGTGGTGCAATTGGAAGGTCTGGTGGTGATGGATGATGATGAACTAAGTTCTGCTCTAGAGTCATACCAGTTAATGGATCCATTGAGAAAAGGCCCATATCGTGCTCTTCAACTAGTTTCTGTTTTCATCTTTATCTTCCATAGCCAAACTGAGAGTGGGGTTGGAGTGGATCCAAAGAAAGATAACAAGCAGCAATCTGTATTGACAGAACTGGCAGTagcttctatttttatttgtgcgggCCGCCTTGTGGAGAAAGCTGCGACAAGAAATAGTACACAAACTTGCCCCCTTTTACCTGCCATCTCTGTGTTTGTTGAGTGGTTAGTGAACATATTTGATAGAGCAGAAGCACATGCAAAAGATGAAAAGGTCCAGAGTGCTATGTCTTACTTTTTTGGTGCTTTAGCTGATCTTCTGAATCGGCTTGATCCTTGTGAGACTCAACTTGCTCCAGAAAATACTGCTCTTTGGGAGGACCATGAACTGAAGGGGTTTGACCCCATTGCCCATGCTCACAAATCTTTGGACTTCACGAGCCATTTGGAATGTGCAGATAATTTCAGTATTGAAAGTGTGTGTCGTTCACGCCGTATGTTTCGTGCAGCAACTAAACTGGCTCACAGACCGAGTTACTTAAGAAAGTGGATCTCTTGTGATAAAGCAGGTAAAAGATTCCACATCACGGAGTCAGAAGTTGCAGATAAGGAAAAGTTGGGAGTAGCTGAATCTGGTTCAAATCTTCAGCTAGAAGAGTCCAATCAGAATAATTGTAGAATGACAAAGGAAAACGGAGAGAGTCAAGATCACCCTTGTCTCAGCAGTCAACCTGTTACCATAGATGAAGAAGAAGTCATTCTTTTCAAGCCCATCACAAGACACAACTCAGAACCAATATATACATCAGGCACCTCGTGTGATCAATTTTCCATCAATGTTATCAGTGGAACTGCGACTTCTGATGAATCTTTGCGCCGTGCCACATCGTTGATTTCTGAGCAAAGCAATCCACAGAATGATATTTTCAGTTTCCGTCCCGAAAGTACAAACTTGAGGTACAGCAAGCCACTCAAGCAGTCTGCAGCTTTCCCTTCCGGACCTCCATCTCTGAATGCTTGGGTCCTTGATAAGGAAAGTCCAAGAAATGAGAGGGGGCTAAGGGATTTAAATAGACAGCAGTTGAGCCCAATTGATGAACTGGCTTCTGAATCTTTATCTGGTCTCTCCTTAAAGGAAACTAGAGATCACAATGTTTATTCCATGCCAGTTTCTGCAGCTATTCTTGATACTTCTCCTCCGTATGTCGCTCCAGTGCCCTCAGCACCATTGTTACCCGAAGATGCTTCTTGGTATAATGGAAACTCATCAGTTTTCCCTAACAAGAGTGCATTTGGGACCAAGGAAGGGGATGGTATTCTTGGCGCATCACCAGTGAGTGGATACTCAAGTCCATCTACAGTTCGTGGACCACTTGATTTTATTGCAGGCACTCCACGCTTTGTTGAGGGATACCCACCATTACTTGGAATGAGTTCGTCTGAATGGCTGTATCACTACAGAAACAGTCAAAACTTCGAGCGAGTCAGCAATCCAGTATGGCCTGTTCATTCAAATGCACCAACCTATGGAAACCTGAACGCGACCAATCTTACCAGGTTTGATGTCTTAGATCAGTGGGGAAATCACTTGGCTTCTAGTCCCATGGTGTACTTGGAGAGCCCGCAGTTGCATCCAAGTCCTCCCCTTGCCTATGGTGCAGAAGAACAAATAATCGATAAACAGTTTCTAGGCTACCAAAGAGCATCCCCGTATGTATGTGGCACTGGAATGGACTTTAGGCAGGAGCAGCCAATGCTTCTTAATTATCTCAAAGAGAGAGAACGGCAAATACCACCGGAGTCTCAATATAAAGGTCCTAATTTTATGGGAAAGTAA